In Camelus dromedarius isolate mCamDro1 chromosome 3, mCamDro1.pat, whole genome shotgun sequence, one DNA window encodes the following:
- the LOC105091066 gene encoding bromodomain-containing protein 8-like: MGHEWVWLDSEQDYPSDSELSNDCRSLFSSWDSSLDLDVGSWRETEEPGAEELEESSPGRESSELLVGDGGSEESQEEAEQVSHQNLLHFFSEVAYLMEPLCISSKESGEGCCPPSGTTQQEAREIEVIEGEEEPCREPEELSAKVDLLVAEKSSLEENGRPEVAPAPSDIWVLQEQPTGSEEGEVQQESKEEDQGEGYVSEMEDQCSSGECDDGFHIQETPLVNILFSHATSSKLSDLSHSDPVQDHLLFKKTLLPVWKMIASHRFSSPFLKPVSERQAPGYKDVVKRPMDLTSLKRNLSKGRIRTMAQFQRDLMLMFQNAVMYNDSDHHVYHMAVEMQREVLEQIQVLSIWLDKRRDLTSLE; encoded by the exons ATGGGGCATGAATGGGTTTGGTTGGATTCTGAACAAGACTATCCCAGTGACTCTGAATTGAGCAACGACTGCAGGTCCCTCTTCAGCTCATGGGACTCCAGTCTGGATCTTGATGTGGGCAGCTGGAGGGAAACTGAGGAGCCAGGGGCTGAAGAACTAGAGGAAAGCAGCCCCGGGAGAGAATCTAGTGAGCTGCTTGTGGGGGACGGAGGCAGTGAGGAATctcaggaagaggcagagcaagTCAGCCACCAGAACCTCCTGCACTTTTTCTCTGAG GTAGCTTATTTAATGGAGCCACTGTGCATTAGCAGCAAAGAATCAGGTGAAGGCTGCTGCCCTCCATCTGGTACCACACAGCAAGAGGCAAGGGAAATTGAAGTTATTGAAGGAGAAGAGGAGCCCTGCAGAGAGCCCGAAGAGCTTTCAGCCAAGGTAGACCTCTTGGTAGCTGAGAAGTCATCACTGGAAGAAAATGGAAGGCCAGAAGTGGCTCCAGCTCCTTCTGATATTTGGGTACTTCAGGAACAACCCACAGGGAGTGAAGAG GGGGAGGTTCAGCAAGAATCCAAAGAGGAGGACCAGGGTGAAGGATATGTGTCTGAGATGGAAGACCAGTGTTCTTCAGGTGAATGTGATGATGGCTTCCACATCCAGGAGACTCCTCTGGTGAATATCCTTTTCAGCCATGCTACCTCCTCAAAGCT GTCTGATCTAAGCCATAGTGACCCTGTTCAGGATCATTTGCTATTTAAGAAGACTCTCCTGCCAGTATGGAAGATGATTGCCAGTCACAG GTTCAGTAGTCCATTTCTGAAGCCTGTGTCAGAAAGGCAGGCCCCTGGATACAAGGATGTGGTGAAAAG ACCCATGGACTTAACTAGCCTGAAAAGGAATCTGTCTAAGGGACGGATTCGCACCATGGCTCAGTTCCAGCGGGACCTGATGCTGATGTTCCAAAATGCTGTGATGTACAATGACTCTGATCATCATGTGTACCATATGGCTGTGGAGATGCAGCGAGAAGTCTTGGAGCAGATTCAG GTGCTGAGTATTTGGTTAGACAAAAGAAGAGACTTAACTAGTTTGGAATGA
- the NME5 gene encoding nucleoside diphosphate kinase homolog 5 isoform X2 yields the protein MELSMLPPQIYVEKTLAIIKPDIADKEEEIQDIILRSGFTIVQRRKLHLSPEHCSNFYVEQYGKMFFPNLTAYMSSGPLVAMILARHKAISYWKELLGPSNSLVAKETHPDSLRAIYGTDELRNALHGSNDFAAAEREIRFMFPAVIVEPIPVGQAAKDYLNLYVTPTLLKGLTELYLAS from the exons ATGGAGCTATCAATGCTCCCACCTCAGATCTATGTAGAAAAAACTCTGGCCATTATCAAACCAGATATTGCTGACAAAGAGGAGGAGATACAAGACATTATTCTCAGATCTGGATTCACCATTGTTCAG AGAAGAAAACTTCATCTCAGCCCTGAGCACTGTAGTAACTTTTATGTGGAACAGTATGGGAAAATGTTTTTCCCCAATTTAACAGCTTACATGAGTTCTGGACCACTTGTTGCCATGATATTAGCTAGACATAAAGCCATCTCTTACTGGAAAGAACTTTTGGGACCAAGTAATAGCTTAGTAGCTAAGGAGACACATCCAGACAG TCTAAGGGCAATTTATGGCACAGATGAACTAAGGAATGCACTTCATGGGAGTAACGATTTTGctgcagcagaaagagaaattcgATTCATGTTTCCTGCAG TGATTGTTGAGCCCATTCCAGTTGGACAAGCTGCTAAGGACTATTTAAATTTGTATGTAACACCAACTCTTCTTAAAGGACTCACAGAGCTTT aTTTGGCTAGCTGA
- the NME5 gene encoding nucleoside diphosphate kinase homolog 5 isoform X1 produces MELSMLPPQIYVEKTLAIIKPDIADKEEEIQDIILRSGFTIVQRRKLHLSPEHCSNFYVEQYGKMFFPNLTAYMSSGPLVAMILARHKAISYWKELLGPSNSLVAKETHPDSLRAIYGTDELRNALHGSNDFAAAEREIRFMFPAVIVEPIPVGQAAKDYLNLYVTPTLLKGLTELCKQKPADPFIWLADWLLKNNPNKPKLCHHPIPEEPH; encoded by the exons ATGGAGCTATCAATGCTCCCACCTCAGATCTATGTAGAAAAAACTCTGGCCATTATCAAACCAGATATTGCTGACAAAGAGGAGGAGATACAAGACATTATTCTCAGATCTGGATTCACCATTGTTCAG AGAAGAAAACTTCATCTCAGCCCTGAGCACTGTAGTAACTTTTATGTGGAACAGTATGGGAAAATGTTTTTCCCCAATTTAACAGCTTACATGAGTTCTGGACCACTTGTTGCCATGATATTAGCTAGACATAAAGCCATCTCTTACTGGAAAGAACTTTTGGGACCAAGTAATAGCTTAGTAGCTAAGGAGACACATCCAGACAG TCTAAGGGCAATTTATGGCACAGATGAACTAAGGAATGCACTTCATGGGAGTAACGATTTTGctgcagcagaaagagaaattcgATTCATGTTTCCTGCAG TGATTGTTGAGCCCATTCCAGTTGGACAAGCTGCTAAGGACTATTTAAATTTGTATGTAACACCAACTCTTCTTAAAGGACTCACAGAGCTTTGTAAGCAAAAACCAGCAGATCCtttt aTTTGGCTAGCTGATTGGCTGCTGAAAAATAATCCCAACAAACCTAAACTTTGTCATCATCCAATTCCAGAAGAACCTCATTAA